A single region of the Lycium barbarum isolate Lr01 chromosome 2, ASM1917538v2, whole genome shotgun sequence genome encodes:
- the LOC132623895 gene encoding uncharacterized protein LOC132623895 — protein sequence MKHIKSHQQCFLLNTSNEDEIEVANILLDLDNLFREKQFSSLLWGSKRRRSNRGNDVSSRVNSSPSLQGSSKIDEHEIEHKIKVEVNSPATPLSFSPSESDEKSKHSSRKNSKRKSREELMDMIKQLSQCRESLKGEVENVRNYYNNQKAYNLKLKAMKEQVTRMLNIQGAGVNLGQLYNNPGMEPNRQPPFIMDQVALGSETFHRFQYPLGHLQQAQPLFSNGLGPVNHMGLGSGPIGLPDLNVTVDESFTLDSLSPFDIERMNVVRKAQFAEARRRRMIKRIEIKNSSGFIRPPRRR from the exons ATGAAACATATCAAGTCTCATCAACAGTGTTTTTTACTTAATACTTCAAACGAAGATGAAATTGAAGTAGCCAATATTCTACTCGATCTTGATAACCTTTTTAGAGAAAAACAATTTTCTTCATTACTTTGGGGTTCTAAAAGGAGGAGATCTAATCGAGGCAACGATGTTTCTTCACGTGTTAACTCATCACCGTCACTTCAAGGTAGTTCAAAAATTGACGAACATGAAATTGAACACAAAATTAAAGTTGAAGTTAATAGCCCTGCAACTCCACTTTCTTTTTCACCAAGTGAATCTGATGAAAAATCCAAACATTCTTCGAGAAAAAACTCTAAAAGAAAG TCAAGGGAGGAGTTAATGGATATGATAAAACAATTATCTCAATGCAGAGAATCGCTTAAAGGG GAAGTGGAGAATGTTCGGAATTACTACAACAACCAAAAAGCTTATAATTTGAAGTTGAAAGCAATGAAAGAACAG GTGACAAGAATGTTGAATATCCAAGGGGCTGGTGTTAATTTAGGTCAACTTTACAATAATCCTGGAATGGAGCCCAATCGTCAACCGCCGTTCATTATGGATCAGGTTGCTTTAGGATCAGAAACCTTTCATAGATTTCAGTATCCATTGGGCCATCTGCAACAGGCCCAGCCTTTATTCTCAAATGGATTGGGCCCTGTGAATCATATGGGCCTCGGTTCAGGCCCAATAGGTCTTCCAGATCTAAATGTTACTGTGGATGAGAGTTTCACATTGGACTCATTATCACCTTTTGATATTGAGAGAATGAATGTTGTAAGAAAGGCCCAATTTGCTGAAGCTAGAAGGAGGAGGATGATTAAAAGAATAGAAATTAAGAATTCATCTGGTTTTATTAGACCACCAAGGAGGAGATAG
- the LOC132628122 gene encoding tubulin beta-1 chain, whose protein sequence is MREILHIQGGQCGNQIGSKFWEVICDEHGVDPTGRYKGTAEESDLQLERINVYFNEASGGRYVPRAVLMDLEPGTMDSIRSGPYGQIFRPDNFVFGQSGAGNNWAKGHYTEGAELIDAVLDVVRKEAENCDCLQGFQVCHSLGGGTGSGMGTLLISKIREEYPDRMMLTFSVFPSPKVSDTVVEPYNATLSVHQLVENADECMVLDNEALYDICFRTLKLTTPSFGDLNHLISATMSGVTCCLRFPGQLNSDLRKLAVNLIPFPRLHFFMVGFAPLTSRGSQQYISLTVPELTQQMWDAKNMMCAADPRHGRYLTASAMFRGKMSTKEVDEQMINVQNKNSSYFVEWIPNNVKSSVCDIPPTGLKMASTFVGNSTSIQEMFRRVSEQFTAMFRRKAFLHWYTGEGMDEMEFTEAESNMNDLVAEYQQYQDATADDEEEYDEEGAEEHYES, encoded by the exons atgagagaAATCCTTCACATACAAGGAGGGCAATGTGGAAACCAAATAGGTTCAAAATTCTGGGAAGTAATTTGTGACGAACATGGGGTAGACCCAACAGGTCGTTACAAAGGAACAGCTGAAGAATCAGATCTACAATTAGAACGTATAAATGTGTACTTTAATGAAGCATCTGGTGGACGTTATGTACCTAGAGCTGTACTTATGGATTTAGAACCTGGTACTATGGATAGTATTAGATCTGGTCCTTATGGACAGATTTTTAGACCTGATAACTTTGTCTTTGGACAATCTGGTGCTGGTAATAATTGGGCTAAAGGTCATTATACTGAAGGTGCTGAGTTGATTGATGCTGTCCTTGATGTTGTTAGGAAAGAAGCTGAGAATTGTGATTGCTTGCAAG GATTCCAAGTTTGCCACTCACTTGGTGGAGGGACTGGATCTGGCATGGGAACACTATTGATTTCCAAGATAAGGGAGGAGTATCCAGACAGGATGATGCTCACATTCTCTGTTTTCCCTTCTCCAAAGGTATCTGACACTGTTGTTGAACCATACAACGCTACACTGTCTGTGCACCAATTGGTTGAGAATGCTGATGAATGTATGGTCCTGGACAACGAAGCCTTATATGATATTTGTTTCAGGACTTTGAAGCTCACTACTCCAAGTT TTGGTGACCTGAACCATTTGATTTCTGCAACTATGAGTGGTGTTACTTGCTGTTTGAGATTCCCTGGTCAGCTGAACTCAGATCTGAGGAAATTGGCTGTGAATTTAATTCCCTTCCCACGTCTTCATTTCTTCATGGTGGGTTTCGCACCATTAACCTCTCGTGGATCCCAGCAATACATTTCCCTCACAGTGCCAGAGCTTACTCAACAAATGTGGGACGCCAAGAATATGATGTGCGCTGCAGATCCTCGTCATGGACGTTACCTGACAGCTTCTGCCATGTTTAGGGGTAAGATGAGCACAAAGGAGGTGGATGAACAGATGATCAATGTGCAGAACAAGAACTCATCCTACTTTGTTGAATGGATCCCTAACAATGTGAAGTCTAGTGTGTGTGATATCCCACCAACTGGGTTGAAGATGGCATCTACATTTGTTGGCAATTCGACCTCCATTCAGGAGATGTTCAGGAGAGTGAGTGAGCAATTCACGGCTATGTTCAGGCGTAAGGCTTTCTTGCATTGGTACACAGGTGAAGGAATGGATGAAATGGAGTTCACTGAAGCCGAGAGCAATATGAATGATTTGGTTGCAGAATATCAGCAATACCAGGATGCTACAGCAGATGATGAGGAAGAGTATGATGAGGAGGGCGCTGAGGAACATTATGAATCCTAA
- the LOC132628123 gene encoding uncharacterized protein LOC132628123, protein MAIDAIPPLIAAQLNYLVTHTPFSVKVENMWPGGKNTGLLDRFTLVIPFCLDYIKWDVIYNAVYPLAAPDIIFGPEDENFRPYHALGDASDSKSLKNPLTVWNSRDPTRLYSLVLQLRELYKAYQKKRVEEVDDDRLKFEISTMLSREGIEMSLSSNIDKPEEVKFAVPLLDLDLNKMVAGSTWRHQQKIYLQVIYPIGRKYSSVPSAPRLKLISSPELKAVFSIDDFRLPAWLDGMCMAEYLPTLEEMLESQIKDAVSSIESRRKLIMALAPLFGRPVEADPVFCRKATFLSSSGVFTFLVHLAIPLQFPKQQPSLMLQSSQHFNSQGLPIKSPVTTEYPWSPRWEVSDMAERIFDFIVEECLNFKKYCSESMLQNR, encoded by the exons ATGGCGATCGATGCAATCCCTCCACTTATCGCTGCACAGCTGAATTACTTAGTCACTCACACTCCCTTCTCTGTCAAG GTAGAGAACATGTGGCCTGGAGGGAAAAACACTGGTCTGCTTGATCGATTCACCTTAGTTATCCCTTTTTGCCTCGATTACATCAAAT GGGATGTGATATATAATGCTGTGTATCCTTTGGCGGCACCGGATATTATATTTGGACCGGAAGATGAAAATTTTCGACCGTATCATGCTCTTGGAGATGCTAGTGATTCAAAGTCATTGAAGAATCCTCTTACTGTCTGGAATAGTAGAGATCCCACTCGTCTCTACTCTCTGGTTCTGCAGCTCAG GGAACTGTACAAGGCATACCAAAAGAAAAGAGTTGAAGAAGTTGATGATGACAGGCTGAAGTTTGAAATCAGCACAATGCTCTCGAGAGAG GGTATTGAAATGTCTTTGAGTTCAAATATTGATAAG CCAGAAGAGGTTAAATTTGCTGTCCCGTTGCTGGATTTGGATTTAAACAAAATGGTTGCCGGATCCACGTGGCGCCATCAGCAAAAGATATACCTACAG GTTATATATCCAATTGGCAGGAAATACTCCAGTGTTCCTTCTGCCCCACGTTTAAAATTGATTTCTTCTCCTGAATTGAAGGCTGTCTTCTCAATTGATGATTTCAGGCTTCCTGCGTGGTTGGATGGAAT gtgCATGGCTGAGTACCTTCCGACTTTAGAAGAGATGCTTGAGTCACAG ATAAAAGACGCAGTTTCATCCATCGAAAGTAGAAGGAAGCTCATTATGGCATTAGCTCCTCTTTTTGGAAGGCCAGTGGAAGCCGATCCA GTTTTCTGCAGGAAGGCGACCTTTTTATCTTCCTCTGGGGTATTTACTTTTCTG GTTCATCTTGCCATCCCACTTCAGTTCCCTAAGCAGCAGCCAAGTTTGATGCTTCAGAGTTCCCAG CACTTCAATTCTCAAGGTCTGCCCATTAAGTCTCCAGTCACTACTGAATATCCGTGGAGTCCCAGATGGGAAGTATCAGATATGGCTGAGCGGATCTT TGATTTCATTGTGGAAGAATGCTTGAATTTCAAGAAATACTGCAGTGAATCTATGCTTCAAAACCGATGA